In the genome of Hydra vulgaris chromosome 06, alternate assembly HydraT2T_AEP, the window atctttttgaaaGAGTAAAATCTATAAACCGAGGACGTTGTAAATCTAAAAGTAAGGAGTATCAAGATATGATTTTAGATAAACTCTTTGATATATCATCATGTACTTGTGAATTAGCGACTGTTTTATGTAATGACAGGGATGTTAAGTGTAGCATCATCAATTGCCAAGTAGAGCACATCTTGTGTCTTTGTAAAACTAGAAAggtatttgattaaattttttatatattattgtatatattagaatatttgttgttttaatctGCAATTATTGTactaagaattttttattatactttgatTTCACTTCAATTAAACTGAAGtagttgattatttttaaaaattatatttaaggtCCCTTCTGAAGACAGGGCATATATTCGTGACCAGAGAAACAAGATTGGTCCAAAAGGTATTTATCAGCTAGGAAAGGCTAATTTAAAATCTGGAACATTTACTCCGGAAAGGTTAGGTCAAGTAGAGCTTATAGATCATGTTAAAATGCCTTATGCTCATAACTCATTGATTTATTCTGGTCACATATCTGAAGTTTCAGCATCCGATCCAGATGTTTTggtaacatatatatgtatatttgtatatatatatataaattatgttataataaCCTACAAATGAGtactcaatgttcttaaagaacagagcaatagtaaattagtaaaaacacttatctaatttttttcttaaataaattgtgTCACCATCTGTAAGTTTATCAGGAAGGTTCCTGACTATAATAAtagaatataagaaaaaaattaaatgcgttttatctaatttatatatatatatatatatatatatatatatatatatatatatatatatatatatatatatatatatatatatatatatatatatatatattgcaaacaGCACACTGGGGCAACGCTAAAACAGCTTTGTTTCAACGATTTcaacactttttaaatgttgGCCCTACAAAATGTGCTGCTTGAGAtatatggttgttttttttatattttaaatactaagtATTTTTACAGGTAAATGATTCTGAGGAAGAATATAATCCATTAAAAAGTTctcaatataatttaattaaacttgataGATTTGCAATGGAGGCTGTCaggtatataaaattttcatacatATTGAGTTTAGAAGAGAATTTCTTAGATATACTAtattaaaagtatgaa includes:
- the LOC136081355 gene encoding uncharacterized protein LOC136081355; protein product: MPKSKSRKTRLENSLKYGGLPSEMPSADLPTFRQVIQFFYFTESNNQNISKQNLLEEVENSLSTLWNKVNPRLPLLQRNSILRKLRNLFERVKSINRGRCKSKSKEYQDMILDKLFDISSCTCELATVLCNDRDVKCSIINCQVEHILCLCKTRKVPSEDRAYIRDQRNKIGPKGIYQLGKANLKSGTFTPERLGQVELIDHVKMPYAHNSLIYSGHISEVSASDPDVLVNDSEEEYNPLKSSQYNLIKLDRFAMEAVRYIKFSYILSLEENFLDILY